The DNA sequence CGTTGTGCAGACGCTGGTCATCGCCATTCTGCTCGGCGTCGCCATCCTGCGCATCAAAGATCCCGAACGCAGGGCGACGATGAAGAAGTGCTTCGACGGCTTCAGCAGCATGGTCTTCTCGCTGATCGGCATGGTCATGGGAGTGTCGCCCATCGGCGTGTTCTTTCTCATGGGCAATTCCTTCGGCAAGTACGGCGCCGGTATCTTCACCTCCATGGCCGTGCTCGTGGGAACCTACTACGCTGCCTGTCTCGCCCACGTCGTCTTCGTGTACGGCGGCTTCCTTCTGGCCTTCAAGCCTCACATGAATCCTTTCCGGTTCATCAAGGAGAGCGCCGACGTATGGATCTACACCATCTCCACGTGCAGCTCCATCGCCACGATCCCCGTCAATATCAAGACCGCCGAAGAAAAATTCGGCATTCCGGAGCGCGTCTCCGGCTTCACCATCCCCCTCGGCTCGCAGATGAACACCGACGGCTCCGTACTGCTCTATGCCTGCGTCATACTCTTCATCAGCCAGATGATCGGTCAGCCCATGTCGATGCCTCAGCTGCTGAATGCAATTTTCATCTCCACCATTCTCTCCATGGGCGGCGCGGGGATCCCCGGCAGCGGCATCGTCAAGCTGATGGTCGTCGTCCAGTCCGTGGGACTGCCCATTGAAGTCGTCGGCGTCATCGCCGCGTTCTATCGCCTCTTCGACATGGGCACCACGACGAACAACTGCCTCGGCGACCTCGTCGGCACCGTCATCGTCGGCACAGCCGAAAGAAAATACGACACGGAGAAACAGAGCGGCTAAGATCTTCTTGCCGAAGCGCAGAAAGACGGAGAGAAAAAAATCGCGGCCGGTCATCGAAGAGCATAGGCTCAACGATGACCGGCCGCGATTTTTATGCGTGAAATTTCCGATGGCGGAGGGGAAGAGATTCGAACTCCCGGAGCTTGCGCTCAACAGTTTTCAAGACTGCCGCCTTAGACCGCTCGGCCACCCCTCCGCGAAGTGCCAGCGGCATTATAGCACGCGCCCCGGCGATTGGCAAAACATGGAGCGGGATCGTTTCGCTACCGATACAGCGACAGCGCGCAGTAGGCGAGGAGCAGGGCCATGACGGCGTTTGCGGCGCGTTCGTGGCGGCGCAGAGCGCGGCTGAAGGCGGCGCCGAAAGCGGCCCAGCAGTTGACCGAGACGAAGGCCGTGCCCGCCAGCCCGAGCGCGAAAAGAATCAGCACGGGAAGAGAACGGACGCAGGGCAGCACAAAAGTCGACATGATGGTCATGGCGTAGATGAGCCCCTTGACGTTGACGAACTGGAGCAGCATGCCCGACAGAAAAGCGTTGTCGGCGGCGGACGTTTCTTCACCGCCGGATCGGCTGGTCAGCGTCTTCCAGGCCATCCAGAGGATGTATGCGGCGCCGAGAGCCAGCATGTAAGGCTGGGCGGCGGGGATATAATCCAGCAGCGTGGCGCTGAACAAAGCCGCCAGCAGCTGCACGGCGAAGAAGCCGCAGAAGATCCCCAGGCGGTAGCGCAGCGAAGCGCCGAAGCCGTAGCGGCCGGCGTTGGACATCGAGGAGATGTTGTTCGGCCCGGGCGTGAAGGTGGAGACAAGAACATAGCTGAGAAAGGGAAGCCAGTTCATGGGAATCGCTCCTTCGGAAAGAGGATAAAGGAAAAGGGCGGAAGCTTTTTCAGCTTCTGCCCTTGAATTATATCCGTTTGCAGACGAAAATCACAGGTCGATGCGCGCGCCGATCGAAACGATGTGGGCGTCGCAGCCGCGCGTGAAGGCGTCTTCGCCTTTTTCGCCGGCGCCGTTGATGCGTTTGTCGCCGACGTCCATGTAGCCGTAGCCGAACGAGTACTCGACGTTTTTGACGCGGCAGCTGGCGCCGACGGTGTAGGTGCGGCGCGTGCCGGTGGGCACCATGAAATCGGCGTCGTCGGGATCGCAGGAAGAGCAGTCGTCGGAGACGAAGCCGGCGCGGATCGTCCATCTGTCGTTGATCTTGTGCTCAATGCCGAACTGGTAGCGCCATCCGTCGCGCCAGTTTTTCGCTTCGTTGTACGGATAGCTGGCGAGCCCGCCGAGAAACGGGCGGAACGGCGCGGGCACGGTGACGTTGATGGTCAGGTCTTTGTAGGAGCTCCACATCGTCTTGATGGCGTTGAACTCGACGCGCGTGCGGTCGCTGAACCTGTAGCCGACGCCGAAAGTATAGCTTTCGGGCAGATGGATCGATCCATGCCCCCGCGTGGCGATCTGCCCCAGCCCGCCGTACAGGTTCACGTCGCCCTCGACCGTCTGCTTGACTTCGGAACGGTACAGCGCCGCCAGCGAGAGCCGGGGCGTCGCCTGCCAGCTCAGGCCGACGTTCCAGCCCACGCCCCAGCTGTCTCCGTCGAGATCGATCGGCGTCTCGCCGCCGAGGCGGGTCGACTTGTCGAGCTTCAGCCCGGCGTACATCAGCTCCGCGCCCACGGACATCGACAAAGACGGCGCGATCTTCCAGGCCACGTTGGGAGCGAAGGAGACCGACAGAAACTCGATGCTGCGGTTGCTGAAGCGGCCGTACCAGCCCGGATCATAGGAGGCTTTCAAGCCGAAGCGCGGGTAAACGCCGACGCCGAACCAGGCGTTGGGCTGGATCCTGCGCGCGTGAAAAAAGGCGGGCACATAGGCCGGATTGTTCTTGTTGTGCTGCGTCAGAAAGACGTTGTCGCCGCCGTCGAGGAAATCGGCGGAGCCGCGCGGCGCGATGTAAGTCACGGCGCCGGAAAAGGTGCCCTTCTCGTCGAACTGCGTGATCGCCGCCGGATTGTAGGCGATCAGCGAAGCTTCGTCGCCGAACATCATCGCGCCGCCCATACCCACGCCGCGGGCGCTCCACTCATAGACCGCAAAACCGTCCGCGTAAACGGGCGTCGCCAAAAGCGCCGCCGAAAGCGCCAGCGCGGCCGCTTTTCTCATACTCATACACTACCCCCTGCCCCTCGTCTCTTGTGTCGTGCCTGTCATGATCTTTCTGGCTCCGTCGGGATCACCCCACGAAAGGGCGACCCCGATCTCCGGCTGGGGCCTGCGATGTCTCCGCCGGTCTCCAGCGCCCTTTTGCGCAGATACTCTCTGATCCTGATTCTCAATTAAAAGGCATCATTGAAAATGCCGCGCTTCGCGCGTCCGTGCCGCAAAGAACGCGCGTCCCGCGGTTTCATAGGTTTTGTAGGCTTCAAAGCCGCCGCCTTTCGGTTCGAACGGGCCGTTTCCCCGATCGGAAAAAGAAAAGCGGCTCTGCTGTCCCGCCTTTGCACATGCGCATAATTTTATCTTTTCTTATCTTCGGAGGCAAGCCTAAAAGAGAGGCATGCCCCCAGATATCGCGCCGTTTTTTATGAACTTTATCGCCGTTCGCGAGAGGAAAAATCGTACCCGCCAAATTGAAGGCGCTGATCTTCGATCAGTTCCAGTCCGGCTACTACGTTTCGGGCGAGAAAGCCGGCCAGGCGTGGAACGCCGGCAAGGGGCTCATGAAGAAATAACCGCCCTCCCGAACAACGCAAAGAGCCTGTGCCCGGATCGTCAAGCGGCGAGCCGGGCGCAGGCCCTTTTTTTCAGCCCGAAGGGTTATTCCTTCGGCGCGCCTCCTGCGCGCCGAAGCAGGTCAAGCAGGCCGCCCAGAGGCTTTTTCGCTTCCTCGGCGGGGGAAAGCGGGTCATCCTTCGTCGCCTGGCGGGCCGCTTTTTCGGATTCGAGCTGCCGGGTCAGTGCGGCGATTTGGGCTTGGGCGGCGGCAAGCTCCTTGGCAGATTCGGCCGCGGCGGCTTTCGCGGCTTCGTCGGCCTTCTCGGCCGCGGCCTTTTCAGCTTCGATCCGGACGTTCAGTTCGGCCACGGCGGCTTTTGCCGCTTCGAGCGCCGTAGAGGCCTCGGCCAATTCGGCTTTCGCGGCTTCGTCGTTTTTCACGGCCGCGTCTTTCGCCGCCTGGTGGGCCGCCTTTTCGGATTCGAGCTGCCGGGTCAGTGCGGCGATTTGGGCTTGGGCCGCCTCAATTTGTTTGGTCAGTTCGGCCTTCTCGGCCGCGGCCTGTTCGGCGGCGGCTTGGGCTTCTTCTTCGGCCTGGCGGGCGGCGTCCTTTGTCACCTGATGGACGGTTCGTTCTTTCTCGAGCTGCCGGGTCAGCTCGGCGATTTTTTTATCGGACTCGGCCTTCTGAGCGCCGAGTTTGTTTTCGTAGTCCGCCCGGGCGCGGTGGTTCTCGACCGCGGCTTTCAGTCCGCCCAGCTCGTCGATTTTGGCGCCGGCTTCCTCGGCGTATTCGAGGGCGCTGCGGCCTTTTGTGTCGAACAGATCGACACGCGCGCCGGCGTTCATCAGGATCTGAACGGCGGCGGGGTTCTTCGCGGCGTACATCAGGGCCGTGCGCCCTTCCGGGTCCTGGGCGTTCACGTCGACGCCGGCGTCGATCAACGCGCTCAGCACGTCTTTATCGCGGTTGTCCCGGGCGGCCCACATCAACGGCGTCAGGCCGTCGACGGCAGCGTTGGGATCGCTCCCGGCCTTCAGTGCGGAGCGCAGGCGTTGGGCGCTGCCGAAGCGGCACAGCTGGACGAATCGCGAAGGCTCGAGCGGCTTCTGCCCGGCGGAATTCTGAAGGCGGGCAGCGATGTCGGCATCGTCCTTGAAGCGGCTTGCTTTGAAATAATCGCCGAGGACGCGCCCCGACAGATCTTTCGCTTCGCGGTCGGCGCCTGAATCGAGCAGCGAGATCACGGCGCCGCGGTTGGCGCCGCCGCGCAGGGCCAGCAGCAGCGGCGTGGCGCCGTCGCGGGCGCGGGCGTCGATATTGGCGCCCGCGTCGACGAGGGCGTTTACCATTTCGACCGAACCGTTTTTGGCGGCGGCAAAAGCGAGGGGCGTCCAGCCGCGTCGGTCTTTGGCCTCGCGGTTGGCTCCGGCCGAAAGCAGGAAGCGGAGCACGTCGGGGCTGTCGCCGAACTGGGCGGCGTACATCAGCGGGGTCATGCCGTTGCCGTCGGCGACGTTGACCTTGGCACCGGCGTCGATCAGCAGCCGCAGTTTTTCCACCGAGGCGGCCGCGCCGCGGGCGGAAGCCGCGCCCATCAGGGGCGTGACGCCGCTGGCAGCCTTGACGGGCGACAGATTCTCATTGCGGAGGGCCAGCGTGATCTCGGCGGGGTCGCCGTCGCGGCACAGATCGACGAATTCCTTCTGGGTCATCGCCGAAACGCCGCCGGCGGACAGGCAGAGGACGGCCAGCGAAGCGACGAACGTTTTCGTTGCGTTCATTTTTCACACACCTCGACTTCTCGTGAGAATTTTTTCGCTGCAACGGCGAAAAGGGGCGATACGTCGTAAAAATTATACTCTGAAAAATTTTTTTTGTCAGATTTCCGCCTGAAAATCTTCGCGGGCCGTTCCCCTTTTCGCCGGCAGATACGCTAAAATGAGCGCAGACTACTTTTCCCCGGCGGGGAGGTGAAATCGATGAGAGTTTTGATCGCAATGGATTCGTTCAAGGGGAACATCAGCGGGCTCGAGGCTTCGGAAGCCGTGGCCCGCGGCGTGCGGCGCGGCTGCCCGTGGGCGGAGCTGAAGATCCTGCCCATCGCCGACGGCGGCGAGGGCACCGTCGAGGCTTTCGTGCGCACCATGCACGGGCGGACGGTGCACGGGCTCTTCACGGGGCCGCTGGGACGCCCTGTCGAGGCGGCCTGGGGGCTTTTGCCGGACCGCGGCGCGGTCGTGGAAATCGCGGCCGCTTCCGGACTGCCGCTGATTCCCTTCGGGCGGCGCAACCCGCTCCATACCACTTCGCTGGGAACGGGCGAGCAGATCCGCGCCGCGCTC is a window from the Pyramidobacter porci genome containing:
- a CDS encoding dicarboxylate/amino acid:cation symporter → MIIGGKKISLTTQVFVAMILGSVAGLVGGETMVQLGFVGDIWLNCIKMIVVPMVLCTIVTGITSQDSLASLRRVSARIIAYYVVTTVLACVVGMIVATLLQPGKFANFAGMASQQIKGGVDITLAGFLKGLFSTNMIKTFADGNVVQTLVIAILLGVAILRIKDPERRATMKKCFDGFSSMVFSLIGMVMGVSPIGVFFLMGNSFGKYGAGIFTSMAVLVGTYYAACLAHVVFVYGGFLLAFKPHMNPFRFIKESADVWIYTISTCSSIATIPVNIKTAEEKFGIPERVSGFTIPLGSQMNTDGSVLLYACVILFISQMIGQPMSMPQLLNAIFISTILSMGGAGIPGSGIVKLMVVVQSVGLPIEVVGVIAAFYRLFDMGTTTNNCLGDLVGTVIVGTAERKYDTEKQSG
- a CDS encoding LysE family transporter translates to MNWLPFLSYVLVSTFTPGPNNISSMSNAGRYGFGASLRYRLGIFCGFFAVQLLAALFSATLLDYIPAAQPYMLALGAAYILWMAWKTLTSRSGGEETSAADNAFLSGMLLQFVNVKGLIYAMTIMSTFVLPCVRSLPVLILFALGLAGTAFVSVNCWAAFGAAFSRALRRHERAANAVMALLLAYCALSLYR
- a CDS encoding OmpP1/FadL family transporter, encoding MSMRKAAALALSAALLATPVYADGFAVYEWSARGVGMGGAMMFGDEASLIAYNPAAITQFDEKGTFSGAVTYIAPRGSADFLDGGDNVFLTQHNKNNPAYVPAFFHARRIQPNAWFGVGVYPRFGLKASYDPGWYGRFSNRSIEFLSVSFAPNVAWKIAPSLSMSVGAELMYAGLKLDKSTRLGGETPIDLDGDSWGVGWNVGLSWQATPRLSLAALYRSEVKQTVEGDVNLYGGLGQIATRGHGSIHLPESYTFGVGYRFSDRTRVEFNAIKTMWSSYKDLTINVTVPAPFRPFLGGLASYPYNEAKNWRDGWRYQFGIEHKINDRWTIRAGFVSDDCSSCDPDDADFMVPTGTRRTYTVGASCRVKNVEYSFGYGYMDVGDKRINGAGEKGEDAFTRGCDAHIVSIGARIDL
- a CDS encoding ankyrin repeat domain-containing protein, with the translated sequence MNATKTFVASLAVLCLSAGGVSAMTQKEFVDLCRDGDPAEITLALRNENLSPVKAASGVTPLMGAASARGAAASVEKLRLLIDAGAKVNVADGNGMTPLMYAAQFGDSPDVLRFLLSAGANREAKDRRGWTPLAFAAAKNGSVEMVNALVDAGANIDARARDGATPLLLALRGGANRGAVISLLDSGADREAKDLSGRVLGDYFKASRFKDDADIAARLQNSAGQKPLEPSRFVQLCRFGSAQRLRSALKAGSDPNAAVDGLTPLMWAARDNRDKDVLSALIDAGVDVNAQDPEGRTALMYAAKNPAAVQILMNAGARVDLFDTKGRSALEYAEEAGAKIDELGGLKAAVENHRARADYENKLGAQKAESDKKIAELTRQLEKERTVHQVTKDAARQAEEEAQAAAEQAAAEKAELTKQIEAAQAQIAALTRQLESEKAAHQAAKDAAVKNDEAAKAELAEASTALEAAKAAVAELNVRIEAEKAAAEKADEAAKAAAAESAKELAAAQAQIAALTRQLESEKAARQATKDDPLSPAEEAKKPLGGLLDLLRRAGGAPKE